The Lacipirellula parvula genome window below encodes:
- a CDS encoding DEAD/DEAH box helicase, with translation MSLAARCLREFTAKVRAKGENYFRSRAVQWSSVDARSAVGTVRGNGPEPYRIVISWGAPEIGVVASCTCPYYEGGDFCKHLWAALLKIDAEGLAAGLDAELGEANAPLALIHRFERNFDDDADDDESWGASDAEAEQAERAAWQVGRWGAISGGHASMPRAGDAAEAGDAAAELSLPIVDVAPRGILRIFPAPDATGFPHYHKADRLYAEAAFDYDGVEVGLEAWLPTVFDAAGNRVIRRHEAAEERLIEQLSQLRVGPQRPLYYYDPPGNVEFPLKKFDDVVRGLAELGWAIEAEGRPVRRAGQTQAVVRSGVDWFDLDLSVEFGGAAIPLPRLLAALQRKERFVVLDDGSQGLLPEEWLARWGPLAELAEVEGEQLRFRPSQAMLLDVLLAEQGDEIRLEVDRQFVRVRDRLRSFAGVEPLAAPADFRGELRGYQREGLGWLAFLADFGLGGCLADDMGLGKTVQVLAWLAGRQSQRQRNAEHRPTLVVAPKSVVFNWLQEAERFAPQLRAVDYTGTQRHDRVGVFADADLVATTYGTMRQDIELLREQPFDYVILDEAQAIKNPQSVSAKAARLLNAAHRLALTGTPVENRLSDLWSIFEFLNPGMLGRSKTLQAFTGGGEERLEPLRRALAPFILRRTKDEVLKELPEKTEQTLFVELLPADRKRYNELREHYRASLLKQVEAEGMKAARMHVLESLLRLRQAACHGGLLDAKLASKPSAKLETLLEQVEEIVAEGHKAIVFSQFTSLLAIVRTQLDAQGVAYEYLDGKTRNRQQRVERFQHDAACPLFLVSLKAGGTGLNLTAADYVFLLDPWWNPAAEAQAIDRAHRLGQQRPVFAYRLVARDTVEEKILQLQQRKRKLADAIVSGDGGPLEGMTAAELGMLLS, from the coding sequence TCGATGCACGCTCGGCGGTCGGCACGGTGCGGGGGAACGGGCCCGAGCCGTATCGCATCGTCATTAGTTGGGGGGCGCCTGAGATCGGCGTCGTGGCGAGTTGCACCTGCCCCTATTACGAAGGGGGCGACTTCTGCAAGCATCTGTGGGCGGCGCTGCTGAAGATTGACGCCGAGGGGCTGGCGGCGGGGCTCGATGCGGAGCTGGGCGAAGCGAACGCTCCGCTCGCGCTGATTCATCGCTTCGAACGCAACTTCGACGACGATGCGGATGACGACGAGTCGTGGGGGGCGAGCGACGCTGAGGCGGAGCAGGCCGAGCGCGCGGCGTGGCAGGTTGGGCGGTGGGGCGCGATTAGCGGTGGGCATGCGAGCATGCCGCGAGCGGGAGATGCGGCGGAAGCGGGCGATGCGGCGGCGGAGTTGTCGTTGCCGATTGTCGACGTGGCGCCGCGCGGCATCCTGCGGATTTTTCCAGCGCCCGATGCAACGGGGTTCCCGCATTATCACAAAGCCGATCGGCTCTACGCGGAGGCGGCGTTCGATTACGACGGGGTGGAGGTCGGGCTCGAGGCGTGGTTGCCGACTGTGTTTGATGCGGCGGGCAACCGCGTGATTCGTCGCCACGAAGCGGCGGAGGAACGGCTGATTGAACAGCTGTCGCAACTGCGCGTGGGGCCGCAGCGGCCGCTCTACTACTACGATCCGCCGGGCAACGTCGAGTTCCCGCTGAAGAAGTTCGACGACGTCGTGCGCGGGCTGGCGGAACTTGGCTGGGCGATTGAAGCCGAGGGGCGGCCCGTGCGGCGGGCCGGGCAGACGCAGGCGGTCGTGCGGAGCGGCGTTGATTGGTTTGATCTCGACCTGTCGGTCGAGTTTGGCGGCGCGGCGATTCCGTTGCCGCGATTGCTGGCGGCGCTGCAGCGGAAGGAGCGGTTCGTCGTGCTCGACGACGGTTCGCAGGGGCTGCTGCCCGAGGAGTGGCTGGCGCGGTGGGGGCCGCTGGCCGAGCTGGCGGAGGTCGAGGGTGAGCAGCTGCGGTTCCGGCCGTCGCAGGCGATGTTGCTCGACGTGCTACTCGCGGAGCAGGGTGACGAGATTCGGCTCGAAGTCGATCGGCAGTTCGTGCGAGTGCGCGATCGGCTGCGGTCGTTTGCCGGCGTGGAGCCGCTCGCGGCGCCGGCTGATTTTCGCGGCGAGTTGCGCGGCTATCAGCGCGAAGGGTTGGGATGGCTAGCGTTCCTCGCGGACTTTGGGCTCGGCGGTTGTTTGGCCGACGACATGGGGCTCGGCAAAACGGTGCAGGTGTTGGCGTGGCTGGCGGGGCGGCAGTCGCAGCGGCAGCGGAATGCGGAGCACCGACCGACGCTGGTGGTGGCGCCGAAGAGCGTTGTTTTCAATTGGCTGCAGGAGGCGGAACGGTTCGCGCCGCAGTTGCGGGCGGTCGACTACACCGGGACGCAGCGGCACGACCGGGTGGGAGTGTTCGCCGACGCCGATCTTGTCGCCACCACTTACGGCACGATGCGGCAAGACATTGAGCTATTGCGCGAGCAGCCGTTTGACTATGTGATTCTCGACGAGGCGCAGGCGATCAAGAATCCGCAGTCGGTTTCGGCGAAGGCGGCGCGGTTGCTCAACGCCGCGCATCGGCTCGCGCTCACCGGCACGCCGGTCGAGAATCGGCTCAGCGATTTGTGGTCGATCTTTGAGTTTCTCAACCCGGGGATGCTGGGGCGAAGCAAAACGTTGCAGGCGTTCACCGGCGGCGGGGAGGAACGGCTCGAACCGCTGCGGCGGGCGCTGGCGCCGTTCATCTTGCGGCGCACGAAGGACGAGGTGCTTAAGGAACTGCCGGAGAAGACGGAGCAGACGCTGTTCGTCGAACTGCTGCCGGCGGACCGCAAGCGATACAACGAGCTGCGCGAGCACTATCGAGCGTCGCTGCTCAAGCAGGTGGAAGCGGAGGGGATGAAGGCGGCGCGGATGCATGTGCTCGAGTCGCTGCTGCGGTTGCGGCAGGCGGCGTGCCACGGCGGCCTGCTCGACGCGAAGCTGGCGAGTAAGCCGAGCGCGAAGCTCGAGACGCTGTTGGAGCAGGTCGAGGAAATCGTCGCCGAGGGGCACAAGGCGATTGTCTTCTCGCAGTTCACCAGTTTGCTGGCGATCGTGCGGACGCAACTCGATGCGCAGGGCGTGGCGTACGAGTATCTCGACGGAAAAACTCGCAATCGGCAGCAGCGCGTCGAGCGCTTTCAGCATGATGCGGCGTGCCCGTTGTTTCTGGTGAGCTTGAAGGCGGGCGGTACGGGGCTGAACCTCACCGCGGCCGACTATGTGTTTCTACTCGACCCATGGTGGAATCCGGCGGCGGAGGCGCAGGCGATCGATCGGGCCCACCGGCTTGGCCAGCAGCGGCCGGTGTTTGCATATCGGCTGGTGGCCCGCGATACGGTGGAGGAGAAGATTTTGCAGTTGCAGCAGCGGAAGCGGAAATTGGCGGACGCGATTGTCAGCGGCGACGGCGGGCCGCTCGAAGGGATGACGGCGGCGGAGTTGGGGATGCTGTTGAGTTGA